Proteins encoded together in one Microcaecilia unicolor chromosome 3, aMicUni1.1, whole genome shotgun sequence window:
- the LOC115466177 gene encoding class I histocompatibility antigen, F10 alpha chain-like, whose protein sequence is MQHYNHTSGVHTMQMYVSCEVRGDTAIKGLFQYVYDGRVILTFDVETDTWVAAMTEEIPLKQRLDKDIGWRAFVKNYQMRECKETLKKYIPHGKHILEQQIPPEVSVITPQMALSFTDVM, encoded by the exons ATGCAACACTATAACCACACCAGCG GGGTTCACACGATGCAAATGTACGTCAGCTGTGAGGTACGTGGAGACACAGCCATCAAGGGGCTGTTTCAGTATGTCTATGATGGGCGGGTGATTCTTACCTTCGATGTTGAGACAGACACGTGGGTAGCAGCAATGACAGAAGAGATTCCACTCAAGCAAAGATTGGACAAGGACATAGGGTGGCGAGCTTTTGTAAAGAATTACCAAATGAGAGAGTGCAAAGAGACACTCAAGAAATACATCCCGCACGGGAAGCACATCTTAGAACAGCAGA TCCCCCCAGAGGTGAGTGTCATCACTCCTCAGATGGCACTGTCGTTCACAGATGTCATGTGA